The nucleotide window ttggggggggggggctgacaAATAAACAAGTAACTTATCAGTGTGAtgtaaatgataaataaataaataaataaataaataacagtggATTCTTATAATCATGAAATGCTGCATATGTAAACcatgtcgttaaaaaaaaaaaaaagatggatttaTGGCCTGTGCATTACCATGTAAATGATATACAAGTTAACTGAAAACGTTTTCTCTTCTTGTGGTggctttatttacttaattcaaAGTTAATCGTAGCAAAAAGTAAACATACATGTTACACTTTCGGAACACACAGTAGACAGCTATGAGGTCCTGTGGccctttgtggaatatgaattaagcagccaaATCCACCAATTTTCATACATCTCGGTggcggacattttgccacttgctgtcaactaatgatgacatcacagttgctcaagactTGGATAACAACGAATTTCTGAAGTCATATTTGTTGAGTCGTGTCCAAATAATTTATTGCTTCATTCCTCTTATACAATTTCATCTTACAGATAACGAATCAAAGACTCCGAAAACATGCGGTTTCCGGTGCCTCGGTCCAATAACGTTCCATCAATTGGCCGTTGGAGACAAGATCCAACTGAGTCGGAAATGTTGCCTTGCAATGAGGTCATGCGCCACCTACAAAGAAGGCTTGGTGTTCAGCAATCGCCCCGTGAGGGTCCGGGAGCGGATTCGTCTGCGGGTCGAGGACGACAACGCCATATGGCACGGAGCCTTGCGAGTGGGCTTCACCAACGTTGACCCAGATTCTCGATTTCTACCGCTGCCCAAAGTGGCCATCCCTGACCTCACTGACATCCGCGGGCATTGGGCTGCTCCCGTTAATGCGACGCTTTGCAGGGCAGGAACAGAGCTGGAGTTCTGGATGTCGTCCCGAGGCAGCCTTTATATAGCAAATCAGAGCGGTGAAAGTTACAGGCTGCTATCTAAAAAAATCAACCTCACGAAGCCTCTGTGGGCCATGTTTGATGTTTACGGACAGACAGGCTCCATTCTCCTCCTGGGtaggtttttttcttcttcttttggacacccctgacacaACAGTTTGAATTCACCACCTCCATTTTGCTACAGGTTCTAAGATACGCGCGGGGCTTTTCACCAGGAAGTCATGTCAGATAACCCCGCCTTCTTTAGACACAGACTTCTTGTCATCTGTTGACCTCTCCTGTCTCAACCTGCTGGCGACAACAGGTATAGAAGCCGGTCTTCATACAAATTGTAGTGATTGTACCGCAATCTGATTTCTTTTCTTGGTGCGTTCTGTCTGTTGATGACAGATGGAGGAGAAGGGAAGAAATGTTTGGTGTGCATGGACCACGCAGTTGGGGTCACTCTGCCTTGCGGCCATCGCTGTTTGTGCAACAAGTGCGCGTTCAAAATCTATCGTCTTCATGGTACGTGCCCCTTATGCAGGCAGAGCATGGGGGTGCCGACGATCACTTGGGTGGCTGCCCCCTGACAAACAAGAAGATCCAGAGAAACAAGCCAGTGGGAAACAATGACAATCAGTTAACGCACCTTCTTGGTCTGGAAATGACAATCTTGTAGCACTTGTGATTTGACATGTTTcaaccccaatttttttttttttttttactttccaataatatgttgtatgtgcccccactattttaaacacagtattctgcttaattttccatttgtggagtatgaattaagcagtataatctaggggtgtgctcaaaaaatcgatacggcaatatatcgttgtgggTCTCAttgcaatacacgtatcgatacacagacgtcagaatcgatattgctcgttaactttaaatcagCAGTTCatgtttgcctttgcggcttccattgtacctaaaaaataaaaaccagcagcgtctttgaagttaattgccttcaattaatgcaaaaatagctcaacagtgattggacactgtgtcttgctaagaaaaatgaaagcagaggaagaatgtcaacatttatttatttataaacttaacatggcacgtgtctcagtgtaccaattttcctatattttgttttaaaaaaaataataaaattaaataaaatgtgtcttacgtgggatatatatgtatggttggcggcaatacccagcccttgtATAATCCAcctggtttttttttcaatctcgagggcggccattttgccacttgctgttgactgaaaatgacatcacagttgttcagggctcaggtaaagatgggttttgctgcttaattcatattccacaaatactgtgtttagatAGGTGGAGTTGCATAGAAGATATTGACATCCTCTTTAAACAagagtaaaatgtacttttagtCAAATCATCTGTATTTATATGGCTCCTTTCAACAGTtgcagctgtcacaaagcgctttacaaaacacaaaatgtaatatCTTTTGGGTTATCTGTTTACTGTTGTTTTAGTTgcttcgttttgtttttaattgaaagGCAGAGCTTTGTTTGTACTGCTGAGTCTCATATAtgcaattgtttatttattaattattctatccatcaatccattttcttgaccgcttattcctcacaagagtcgcagggggtgctggagcctatctcagctggcttgggcagtaggcgggtgtacaccctggactggttggcagccaatcacagggcattagttattattattattattattattattattattattattattattattattattattattattgatgatgatgatgatgatgatgatgatgatgatgatgatgatgatgatgatgatttatgTTTACTGTTGTTTAGTTgcttcgttttgtttttaattgaaagGCAGAGCTTTGTTTGTACTGCTGAGTCTCATATATgcaattgtttattattattattattattattattattattattattattattattattattattattattatgtatgatgatgatgatgataatgatgattttttaattaattaaattaattaattttaatttctttaATTGACAGGACAGCTGAAGAGCTGTTATAGAAATTATGTAACGCAAATGTATGCattatgtatgtaaaaaaaacatgaagcaaAAACTAAAGCTGCTGCTGCAAAATGAAGATTTTTGTCTGCTTATTTCTCTTTGTGACATTAACAGTGGTTAACACAAGACACAGTtccttcacaattttttttccagatttcaaaataatatttccCATAGAAAATAACAGAAATTAAATTAACCTGTTTCAGAGTTAAAGTTTTTCAGCAAGACCTCAACATTCTTAATGGACATTCACTGTAATACACTCCAGTTACTAGCTACCTTATTGGGGACAAGCATTGTACAAAAAGGATAGACAAATAACGTAATATGAATATATTCAAACACCATCTAAATATACTTGAATGAGGATGTGTCACAGCAGCTGTTTTTCTTAAGACTGTGCTTAACTTATAAGTATGAAATAAAGTTTTGTGGCTGAACAAAGAGCTTGTGAATCTTGCTTGGACAAACAATGTTTttgtaggactttttttttttttttgggattgaattcCAAATTCCATTGCCATTGTAATGTTTACATTTGGACTTTGCATCCAAACTGCATGTTTTAGCTGAAAGGTCTCCCATATGAATGGTGTCGGCAgaatccttgtacctccaaCATCATATTGTAATGctcttatttgttttattttgattttgtattGCTATGTGAtgtgtattttaatgtatttatagagaacacaaatgcaaattagCAACTGCTGCTAGAATCTGGCATATTTACAACTTGTGTTGTTcattaatgtgcattgtccctttcaaatgaaatgaaattaaatcacTTCTCAGGAGACCACAAAAGTGTAAGTTTGTCCAACCATCAACATTGCATcgtcaaagagagcaagccatttttcatatgttagattggtcaataattaaaaaaaacaaaaacaaaaaaacaaaaaaatgtgtccttACTGCAATGACTGTGTCACATTATGGTAGCATTGTTCATTTTTCTGGACCAAACTGACTGCACCTTACGCATATCCAAATGTATAATAATGTAACGAAACCAGTCTTTCACGTTCTTTGTTGAGCCAAGGCCGCATATTTTACTTTGGAAACATTCCACAGCAAAATACTAAACAAacatgtttaataataataataataataataataataataataataataataataataataataataataataataataataataaaggaaatAAGTCAACAAGGTTGCCGGCACATTGACACACATACCACAAAGTCATGAGTCACATGCACCTTTTGTACAAAGTTCACAACTGCAAGGAggatgtgatgtcatcaccGGCCGGCACCCATACTGAGTGACACCGTTACTAAATCTCCAACACAGTGGTTGAGTATCAACTAACATTACATGATACTGATGATATCAGCTATCCGTAAACTAGATTAAACAATGCAGCAAACACAATAAGACGTCGTCAACGCATATCTACCGCCACCTTGTGGGTggctataaaaacaaacaaaaacaaaacaaaacagaaacattttACTGTAACAGCAGGGATCACCAACTAACTTGACTAACTTCGGTCCTCGAGGACCCTTACACTGCATGTTTTAGacgtttcccttcttcaacacacctgattcaaatgattagATTAACAGCAAGCTCTACAGAAGCCTGATCACGACCtcgatcatttgaatcaggtatgTTGGAGAAAATAAacatcaaaaacatgcaggataagGGACCCTCAAGGACAGGTGATCCCTATTATACAGGAATGCAAGGGTCACTTCTTGGCTATTGATTAGTGTGAAACGGCTACCAATTTGACACGCTGAAGTAatgaatgtaacaaaaatatatatggtACATGCTAAAAAATAGATTACAATTAGTTAAAAATTATTCATGGAACATTATAATTGAAACACAAGtcaattattatattttgtgtgtgtgtgtccttggAGATCAAACCAGtacaaaaatgtaacatttttgtgaacatcaaaataaatcaagacGTTGGTCCAAAAAGCAACAACTGAATCATAGAGGCAATAATTAGATCTACAAAtagactatccatccatccatccatccatccatccatccatccatccatccatccatccatccatccatccatccattttcttgaccgcttattacagtacttttaatGCAGTGAGGTCATGAAAAAGCAGTGGAAACATCCCTGTATTGTGCTGTAAATTAGGCGTGCTTAGCTAAGTCCCAATGACCATTGGCACACATGGTGTTTGGCGACATCTGTTGGATCTGAAGTCATACTGCagtaattttaaaaagaaaaaccgcCTGCAGGTGGTGTTTGAACTTTGGTTACCGTTTCTGACCCTGTTGTAAAGCAGGGTTTATTGTGAAAGTGTAGTAAAATATTTGTCTTGGGCGGGCGCAGTGAGTCAAGCCGCTGCTGTTCGCGTGAATTTAGAAGGCAATATCACAGAAGAAGGGGACTTGTGAGACGGATTTAAAAAAGGGAACTTTTCACAGAAGCTTAATGCATTTGCAGAAATACAGAAGCTCTGCTTTGATAAGATCACGATGTGAGCATAAAAAAGTTGTTGGACCTCCATGCTTGGCTTTACTGCAAATGCAGTTCTGGATCACTACATGGAAACAGTGACACCTCCCTGAGGCCCCATAGTGTTTTTGTGTGGGCCTTAACATGTGCATGCATGTGCTGTTTGCAGTGAGTGAGCAGTTCATTATGATAAGCTTTTGTCCAAAACGTACACATGGATACTGTCCCCCAGTGGTTGGAAGCAACACATTACAGGGATTCCTCGAGTGACGGCGCACTTGACTTAAGGAATTTGGACTTTACAACGTTAATTGGgctctctgaattgtccctaggtgtgcgtgtgagtgtggatggttgttcgtctctgtgtgccctgcgattggctggcaaccagtccagggtgtcccccgcctactgcccagagccagctgagataggcgccagcaccccccgcaacccttgtgaggaataagcggtcaagaaaatggatggatggatggatggatggatggatggatggatggatggatggatggatggatggatggactttacaACGGGTCCGcctggtccgccattttggccccaTCCGCCATTTaggctcctcgtccgccatataCCCTTAGTTAGTGCTAGCGCTTATGGGGGTGCTTGTCGGAATAAATTTggcttttttgccctctttttttccacattatggccccaaagaagaaagctacgtcttctatcaatgttggtcgaACCAAaggaaaagcaattaccatggaaacgaagctataaaaagatctCAAAAAGGAGAGACACCAACGAACATCAGCAAAGACTTGACCTTCAGTCGGACAGTCGTAAAGCatcgtgtgtgtttttttttttatttatttatatttttatttatatttttatttatatttttatttatatttttatttatatttttatttatatttttttacgtaaattattttgatgtgactttaatggggaaattcaacttaagtcgaaattcgggtaaCATCGCTAGCATAGGAACGTAACTctgacgtaactcgaggacgcCCTGTGCAAATATTTCATTTCtggttttaataaataaatgtcttctaaATTTGAGATACtacaaatttattattattattattattattattattattattattattattattattattattattattattaatttatttatttttttaccaagtACAGTAAACATTCCTCCATTGTGGGGGTCTGATACCCCCTTAggcagttattattattatttttttaagggctttaaacacactttgaaataatacaaataaattcaaaCTTTAAAATTTTAATACACTATGTTGAAAGAGAGCAAGAAGAATAATGGATGagacaaaaaatattgtaacaATATATTAACAGTGATCCCtgtgtttaaaatattaaaataaataaaaaacccacgttttttcccccaaactaATAAACTTAACTATGCAACATACATGATGTAAATTATAAAATGAACCTAAGTCGTTCTTTGCCTTCTGTAAGTGTAAAATGCAGAAGAGCGTTGAGACATTCAATAATCTTTTTTCGAATCTCTTCAGCAAAAATGAAGCAGatcttgaaatacttcctgttttcttttctgctttcaAATTTTTgcattgttaaagggatacttgactcattgaacaatttttttttttagcagtaaagaagttaatattttgtccagaatgaatttgataacctcattatttttcatgtacaatgaataaagtaatttttctacttgctgtcgactgatgatgacatcacctgtgctgaggaagtattaCGGACAATCATGGCtcccctgttttctgggtttggtcagtaaactgagccatgattggtcattacctatacTTCCTCaggacaggtgatgtcatcatcagtcgacagcaagttgaaaaatcactttttaaaggtattcattgtacatgaaaaataattacgctaccacatttattatagacaaaatattaaccttttactgttgaaaatggctcaataagccaagtatccctttaaacacacCAGTATACCACCACATTGTGGCCAAAAGTGGAATTACACTCCAAAATAAAGAGTAAAATAGAAAAGATAAATATCAAATAGCAACACCATGAATGCAGAAACTGCgatggagttttttttaaaaacattttttttttactgcagatAAAATAATCCTTAAAAATCATGACATATCAAGCCATTCGCTCCACTCTCAAACACTGTGGGAATGTCCGCTCAATTTGCTGAAACCAACCTTGCTCAATTGTCAAATACCACTGTCACGACCTGAAAAGTGGATGCTACATCATATTTAAAGCTTCTGGGCTTCCCACACTGCGATGAGAGGCACTCAGTACAAGCTGACTTGTGACTTGGTATGGGCTTAGCAAAAACACAAGTTAATCACAATTGCACTGGATATCAAGTTCAAGTTCTTACAGCAGTTCTAGCATAAAGAGAAtctttaaatagatttttctgAATTTTCACGACTCTTTACTCCCTACATTTGAAAAAGATATCTGTACTTTCTACTCCTTATCTTTCAAAGATAGGCTTTAATCCTCAGCGGATGACAACATGATATCAAAAAGACCTAAGTAGAGAGATGCAATGTCAACAGCGGTTGAGCTCTTGATTGATTGAGATCTTAGATCGTATAAGGcggaaaaaaaattggacaGCAGCAATGGAGGAATGTGAACCAGGGAACATTAACAACACCAGACAGATTTGGAGAAGCTCGAAAGTCATATCAAATTTGTATTGAATCGAATGATTCGTGTCAAATACTTTGCCTCAAATAATGTTAGTATCTTTGTTAGTTCAGTTCATGCGTTAGCAAAGCTATGGCATAATGTTTTGATCGCA belongs to Festucalex cinctus isolate MCC-2025b chromosome 5, RoL_Fcin_1.0, whole genome shotgun sequence and includes:
- the LOC144019411 gene encoding E3 ubiquitin-protein ligase NEURL3: MMARRRNDNESKTPKTCGFRCLGPITFHQLAVGDKIQLSRKCCLAMRSCATYKEGLVFSNRPVRVRERIRLRVEDDNAIWHGALRVGFTNVDPDSRFLPLPKVAIPDLTDIRGHWAAPVNATLCRAGTELEFWMSSRGSLYIANQSGESYRLLSKKINLTKPLWAMFDVYGQTGSILLLGSKIRAGLFTRKSCQITPPSLDTDFLSSVDLSCLNLLATTDGGEGKKCLVCMDHAVGVTLPCGHRCLCNKCAFKIYRLHGTCPLCRQSMGVPTITWVAAP